The Lycium ferocissimum isolate CSIRO_LF1 chromosome 10, AGI_CSIRO_Lferr_CH_V1, whole genome shotgun sequence genome window below encodes:
- the LOC132035223 gene encoding transmembrane 9 superfamily member 3-like, with product MKKLRAILSICMLILFIIFRIFISQNASDDHRYKQGDHVPLYANKIGPFHNPSESYRYYDLPFCTPDHVKLEETKETLGEVLNGDRLVSGPYALDFLVDKDSEVLCRKKLTKEEVAQFRRAVDKDYYFEMYYDELPIWGLIGRVENREETEDPKYYKYFLYKHLHFDICYNKDRVIEITAQMDSHSVLDLTEDKEVDAEFTYTVKWKVTNILFENRMDKFMQTSLPHTLEIHWFSIINSCVTVLLLTGFLAMILMRVLKNDFIKYTHDEEAVNDHEETGWKYIHGDVFRFPKHKSLFSAALGCGTQLFTLTIFIFLMALVGVFYPYNRGALFTALLVIYALTSGVAGYTATSFYCQLEGTNWVKNLVRTGSLFCGPLALTFCFLNSVAVTYSSTAALPFSTIILIVLMWTLVTSPLLLLGGIAGKNSRTGFQAPCRTTKYPREIPVLPWHRSTVPQMAMAGFLPFSAIYVELYYIFESVWGQKIYTIYSILFIVFILLLIVTAFVTVASTYFQLAAEDHRWWSRSFLCGGSTGIFIYSYCLYYYYARSDMSGFMQTSFFFGYMACVCYGFFLMLGTVGFRASLLFVRHIYRSIKCE from the exons TGAATCCTACAGATATTATGATCTGCCATTTTGTACACCAG ATCATGTGAAATTGGAAGAGACGAAGGAAACTCTAGGTGAAGTCTTAAATGGGGATCGGCTTGTGAGTGGTCCTTATGCACTCGATTTCTTGGTAGATAAAGACTCGGAAGTTCTTTGTCGAAAGAAACTAACAAAGGAAGAAGTTGCTCAGTTTCGAAGAGCAGTTGATAAAGACTATTACTTCGAAATGTATTATGATGAATTGCCCATATGGGGTCTTATTGGGAGAGTTGAGAATAGGGAAGAAACAGAGGATCCAAAATATTACAAGTACTTTCTATACAAACACTTACATTTCGATATCTGTTATAATAAGGACCGTGTTATTGAGATCACTGCACAAATGGATTCACATTCCGTTTTGGACCTGACAGAAGATAAGGAAGTCGATGCTGAGTTTACATACACTGTGAAATGGAAGGTAACAAATATTCTATTTGAGAATCGGATGGATAAGTTCATGCAGACTTCTCTACCGCATACCTTGGAGATCCACTGGTTCTCGATCATAAATTCTTGTGTCACAGTCCTCCTTTTAACTGGTTTTCTTGCCATGATCCTTATGCGAGTCCTTAAGAATGATTTTATCAA GTATACACATGACGAAGAAGCAGTTAATGATCATGAGGAGACAGGATGGAAGTACATACACGGTGATGTCTTTAGGTTCCCAAAACACAAGTCATTGTTCTCTGCAGCACTCGGTTGTGGCACTCAGCTCTTTACACT GACAATTTTTATATTCCTGATGGCACTCGTAGGGGTGTTTTATCCCTATAATAGAGGAGCTCTATTCACTGCCCTGCTGGTTATATATGCACTCACTTCGGGCGTTGCCGGTTATACAGCAACATCTTTCTATTGCCAGCTTGAAGGAACTAATTGG GTGAAGAATTTGGTCAGGACCGGGAGCCTCTTCTGTGGGCCCCTAGCGCTAACGTTCTGCTTCCTCAATTCTGTTGCAGTTACTTATAGTTCTACTGCTGCTCTACCGTTCAGCACAATTATCTTAATAGTACTTATGTGGACATTAGTGACATCGCCACTGCTCTTATTAGGCGGAATTGCTGGAAAAAATAGCAGAACTGGTTTCCAAGCTCCATGCCGAACCACAAAGTATCCGAGAGAAATCCCAGTACTCCCTTGGCATCGTAGTACCGTCCCTCAGATGGCAATGGCGGGGTTTTTACCATTTAGTGCCATCTACGTCGAGCTCTATTACATATTTGAAAGTGTATGGGGTCAAAAAATCTACACCATTTACAGCATATTGTTTAtagttttcattcttctcttgaTAGTAACCGCCTTCGTCACTGTTGCATCGACTTATTTCCAACTCGCTGCAGAAGATCATAGATGGTGGTCGAG GTCATTTCTCTGTGGTGGTTCAACGGGTATATTTATCTATAGCTACTGCTTGTACTACTACTATGCGAGATCGGACATGTCTGGATTCATGCAAACCTCGTTTTTCTTCGGATACATGGCTTGCGTCTGCTATGGTTTCTTCCTCATGCTCGGGACTGTTGGTTTCCGTGCATCATTGCTCTTTGTTCGACACATTTATCGATCTATCAAGTGTGAGTAA
- the LOC132032893 gene encoding zinc finger protein SHOOT GRAVITROPISM 5-like — protein sequence MLDNSSSSPVGPSSSSEALNSAENCGGFNRRKRRPAGTPDPDAEVVSLSPKTLLESDRYICEICNQGFQRDQNLQMHRRRHKVPWKLVKRENPQVKKRVFVCPEPSCLHHDPCHALGDLVGIKKHFRRKHSNNKQWVCEKCGKGYAVQSDYKAHLKTCGTRGHSCDCGRVFSRVESFIEHQDTCTVRRIRPDLQTLQAASPAGNCSSRTASSTSPSSDTNLPKLTTMSLPNTNSDHQHHNLELGLLPSIRSTSDHDHENQEPQLKLSIGSSSQSSPKKSHGENEVLNLAMAEKAYAEEARRQAKRQMEYAEMEFANAKRIRQAAQAEIERATNLKEAATKRLSSSILEITCHACKSKFQKNAPIDIESSPAMSYMSSATTEAEGEQ from the exons atgttggataattcttcttcttctccagtTGGTCCATCTTCCTCTTCTGAGGCACTTAATTCTGCTGAAAATTGTGGGGGTTTTAATAGAAGGAAAAGAAGACCAGCTGGTACACCAG ATCCGGATGCAGAAGTGGTTTCGCTTTCACCAAAAACACTTTTGGAATCAGATAGATACATATGTGAGATATGCAACCAAGGTTTCCAAAGGGACCAAAACTTGCAAATGCACAGGAGAAGGCACAAAGTGCCATGGAAGTTAGTCAAAAGAGAAAATCCACAAGTTAAAAAAAGAGTATTTGTTTGTCCTGAGCCAAGTTGTTTGCACCATGATCCATGTCATGCCCTTGGTGATCTTGTTGGTATAAAGAAGCATTTTAGGAGGAAACATAGCAATAATAAGCAATGGGTTTGTGAGAAATGTGGGAAAGGTTATGCTGTTCAGTCTGATTACAAAGCACATCTCAAAACATGTGGTACTAGAGGCCATTCTTGTGACTGTGGCCGCGTTTTTTCCAG AGTGGAAAGTTTTATTGAGCACCAAGATACTTGCACTGTAAGGAGAATTAGGCCAGATTTGCAAACATTGCAAGCAGCATCACCAGCTGGTAATTGTTCTTCAAGAACTGCTTCAAGTACTAGCCCTTCAAGTGACACAAATTTACCAAAGTTAACCACAATGTCCTTGCCAAATACTAATTCTgatcatcaacatcataattTAGAACTTGGCCTTTTACCATCAATAAGAAGTACTAGTGATCAtgatcatgaaaatcaagaaccacAATTGAAATTATCAATTGGATCATCATCACAAAGTAGTCCCAAAAAAAGCCATGGGGAAAATGAGGTACTAAATTTAGCTATGGCTGAAAAAGCTTATGCTGAGGAAGCACGAAGGCAAGCGAAGAGGCAAATGGAATACGCAGAGATGGAATTCGCGAATGCAAAGAGAATTCGACAAGCAGCACAAGCTGAAATTGAAAGAGCAACAAATTTGAAAGAGGCAGCTACTAAGAGACTAAGTTCTTCCATTTTGGAAATTACTTGCCATGCTTGCAAAAGcaagtttcaaaaaaatgcACCTATTGATATTGAGTCTTCTCCAGCTATGAGTTACATGTCTTCTGCTACAACTGAAGCTGAAGGAGAGCAATGA
- the LOC132034739 gene encoding CASP-like protein 4D1 → MEFEMPQYNFNEKPRSSSKFPLIILAARLITIACAVVSIVVLKSNKVTLDKGAKLEYDYYRSYRYMLGVMVAGIIYNTLHIPFALYFLIAKKRLINHNSFRQFEFYGDKVISLWWFNGYIYL, encoded by the exons ATGGAGTTTGAGATGCCTCAatataattttaatgaaaaacCTCGTTCTTCATCAAAGTTTCCATTGATTATATTAGCAGCAAGGTTGATTACTATAGCTTGTGCTGTGGTTTCAATAGTTGTGTTGAAGAGTAATAAAGTTACGTTGGATAAAGGCGCCAAACTTGAGTACGATTATTACCGCTCATACAG GTACATGCTTGGTGTAATGGTAGCTGGAATTATCTACAATACATTGCATATTCCCTTTGCATTATATTTCCTGATAGCAAAGAAACGTCTTATAAACCACAACAGCTTTCGCCAGTTTGAATTTTATGGTGACAAG GTCATTTCTCTGTGGTGGTTCAACGGGTATATTTATCTATAG
- the LOC132035221 gene encoding CASP-like protein 4D1, with protein MAGLPQYDFDEKPSSSSSNSSLNKVPLFAAIARVVTLASLVISLLVVQNIEVFVTAYAKIYYGSYNTYIYMHGVLIAGICYTVLLIPFAAYYLLAKKQLIDHQAFRWVEFIGDKIIFAILGSGCAASLAITVEFQKVEWSSGYVAKLRTFLALMHVPNAFLLAAFVSSLFSSIFSSLNLRKSE; from the exons atggctGGGTTACCTCAGTATGATTTTGATGAAAagccttcttcttcttcttctaattcATCATTAAATAAAGTACCATTATTTGCAGCAATCGCAAGGGTGGTAACCTTAGCTTCTTTGGTGATTTCATTACTTGTGGTTCAGAATATTGAAGTTTTTGTCACGGCCTATGCAAAAATTTACTACGGTTCTTACAATACATACAT ATACATGCATGGTGTACTAATAGCAGGAATTTGCTACACTGTATTGCTAATTCCTTTTGCAGCATATTACCTGCTAGCAAAGAAACAACTCATAGACCACCAAGCCTTTCGCTGGGTTGAATTTATTGGTGACAAG ATCATATTTGCCATATTGGGATCTGGATGTGCAGCATCACTAGCTATAACTGTGGAATTTCAAAAGGTCGAATGGAGCTCGGGCTATGTTGCAAAGTTGCGTACCTTTTTGGCCCTAATGCATGTCCCTAATGCATTTCTTCTAGCAGCATTTGTTAGCTCTCTATTTTCTTCAATCTTTTCATCTCTGAACCTCCGCAAGAGTGAATGA
- the LOC132034737 gene encoding uncharacterized protein LOC132034737, with protein MLIEVNVTTPLPEEIKVVGPKGRQFQQDVEFEWKPKFCSKCQVIGHICKESIPPKQPVKQPRKRRENMRVPQAWRSKRVMQNLHQVEEQVAMAPDIPSTSQVGLHTNYQKGVNGRIWVLWDNACYDVQVLQVEDQLIHCLVEDVIQYYKWLVTVVYGFNTRALRKTLWWMGNAVTAFEVKFFSECIQNTALTELAWKGEYFTWSNKQLGNARVCTRIDRVFGNHEWMMNWGHIVIEYEVPNVSDHAPMVLSLKTSLWNRKTPLFFNIWATHDKFLPIVSDRWKYRLVGHRMKDVWFKLKALKPDLRHLNNTEFKYISQKIEKARKYLDKVQRKLTSQCTDEDIIAAVQEFFTKGRMYKAINCTAITLIPKTAYTTTNKEYRPIACCTVLYKIISKVLASRMQNVIASVISESQIMEQLRFPRNYIAWVMECQNAAKGLRQGDPMSPFLFALVMEYLSRGLNDLINNQEYKFHPESKPLGITHLSFADDLLLFSRGDLLSILAMQKKLCVAGESVITKKALEAWERVCSPKSCGGLNLINLQLWNRAAIAKHCWDVAHKQDKIWIKWIHMYYIKDQSFFNCACPKQASWMVKKIINARSIVASVQVQGKPNQSLIRFLYLNLTGDPPRVSWKCVMFDNAARPKARFPLWLLMHGKLRTIDRLLKWGMNVDPECSLCHQEDDTREHLFVKCDFTRRLWTRLLN; from the exons ATGTTAATCGAAGTTAATGTTACAACACCTTTGCCCGAGGAAATAAAAGTGGTTGGTCCAAAAGGACGGCAGTTTCAACAAGATGTAGAATTTGAATGGAAACCTAAATTTTGTAGTAAATGTCAAGTCATTGGACACATATGCAAAGAATCAATTCCACCTAAACAACCTGTTAAACAGCCTAGAAAGAGAAGGGAGAACATGAGGGTACCTCAAGCATGGAGGTCCAAAAGAGTTATGCAAAATTTGCACCAAGTTGAGGAACAAGTGGCAATGGCACCTGATATTCCTTCAACTAGCCAAGTG GGTCTCCATACTAACTATCAAAAAGGAGTCAATGGAAGAATTTGGGTGCTTTGGGATAATGCCTGTTATGATGTGCAAGTGCTGCAAGTTGAAGACCAATTGATACACTGTTTGGTAGAAGATGTGATTCAATACTATAAGTGGTTGGTGACTGTAGTATATGGCTTCAATACTAGGGCTTTGAGGAAAACACTATG GTGGATGGGTAATGCAGTGACTGCCtttgaagtgaaatttttttctgAATGTATCCAAAACACAGCACTAACGGAATTAGCTTGGAAGGGTGAATACtttacttggtcaaacaaacaatTAGGGAATGCTAGAGTTTGCACAAGAATTGATAGAGTGTTTGGCAACCATGAGTGGATGATGAACTGGGGGCACATTGTGATAGAGTATGAGGTACCAAATGTATCTGACCATGCTCCTATGGTATTGAGCTTGAAGACCAGCCTATGGAATAGGAAAACACCTTTGTTCTTCAATATTTGGGCTACACATGATAAGTTTTTGCCTATTGTGTCAGATAGGTGGAAATATAGACTAGTTGGCCATAGAATGAAGGATGTTTGGTTCAAGTTGAAGGCACTGAAACCTGATCTAAGGCACTTGAACAACACAGAGTTTAAATATATTTCTCAAAAGATTGAGAAAGCCAGGAAATATCTAGATAAGGTCCAGAGGAAATTGACTAGCCAGTGCACAGATGAG GATATCATTGCAGCAGTGCAGGAATTTTTTACTAAGGGGAGGATGTACAAGGCAATCAACTGCACAGCTATTACCTTAATTCCTAAAACTGCTTATACTACTACAAATAAGGAATATAGGCCTATAGCTTGTTGCACTGTCTTGTATAAGATTATTTCCAAGGTCCTTGCTTCTAGAATGCAAAATGTCATAGCTAGTGTCATTAGTGAATCACAG ATTATGGAGCAGCTCAGATTTCCTAGGAATTACATAGCATGGGTTATGGAGTGTCAAAACG CTGCTAAAGGCCTTAGACAAGGGGATCCTATGTCCCCCTTTCTGTTTGCCTTAGTTATGGAATATCTGAGTAGGGGGTTGAATGACCTGATAAATAATCAAGAATACAAGTTTCACCCAGAGTCCAAACCACTGGGGATTACTCACTTGAGTTTTGCTGATGACTTACTACTATTTTCTAGAGGGGATTTGCTTTCCATCCTGGCAATGCAGAAG AAGTTATGTGTGGCTGGCGAAAGTGTGATTACCAAGAAAGCTCTTGAAGCTTGGGAGAGAGTTTGCAGTCCCAAGTCATGTGGTGGACTCAATTTGATTAATTTGCAACTATGGAATAGAGCAGCAATTGCTAAACACTGCTGGGATGTGGCACACAAGCAAGACAAGATATGGATTAAATGGATTCACATGTATTACATAAAAGATCAGAGTTTCTTTAACTGTGCATGTCCCAAACAGGCCAGCTGGATGGTGAAAAAGATCATTAATGCAAGGTCAATAGTAGCATCAGTTCAAGTACAGGGTAAGCCAAATCAAAGTCTTATCAGGTTCTTGTATTTGAATCTAACAGGTGATCCGCCAAGGGTAAGCTGGAAATGTGTGATGTTTGATAATGCAGCAAGGCCAAAAGCCAGGTTCCCTTTATGGCTATTGATGCATGGTAAGCTGCGTACTATTGATAGGTTGTTGAAATGGGGCATGAATGTAGATCCAGAATGTTCATTGTGTCACCAAGAGGATGACACAAGAGAACACTTATTTGTCAAGTGTGATTTCACTAGAAGACTTTGGACACGACTGCTAAACTAG